A part of Gammaproteobacteria bacterium genomic DNA contains:
- the mltF gene encoding membrane-bound lytic murein transglycosylase MltF, which translates to MQPIKVAVRVNPASYYWLDHHPTGLDHSLLRLFAEKQGIRLEIVPTVTIAEAVQLLEANQVQIAAGALSADESLKERFLLSPPYEYIRQKLIYRYPDTGPTGLDRVAMKDIDISPHPGHLETLRLARKKNHDFTEWYLHENTDSHTLIEWVNLGLIRYTLADSSELAATQLFHPYVKAAFDVSGELPVVWLFRKDAPATLTGAVADFFSEITGSRELDRLIDVHHPHVKELSYAEKLTFRELADRQLPKYSDEFRRVARLHGLDWKLLAAISYQESHWNPRAVSPTGVRGLMMLTRDTARQHGITDRADPRGSILGGALHFLAVRNKIPDTIPEPDRTWMALAAYNSGYGHLKDAIALTEQRGGNPDLWVDIEKALELLQKPEWYRQAQHGKPRGGDTSLYVRNVRNYQRLIDMIEGDITTDIPRPSRLNDLAPATL; encoded by the coding sequence TTGCAACCCATCAAAGTCGCAGTACGCGTCAACCCCGCCTCGTACTACTGGCTCGACCATCACCCCACCGGCCTTGACCACAGCCTGCTGCGGCTGTTCGCCGAAAAGCAGGGCATTCGCCTGGAAATCGTGCCGACGGTGACAATCGCCGAAGCCGTGCAACTGCTCGAAGCAAACCAGGTGCAAATCGCCGCCGGCGCCCTGAGCGCGGATGAATCGCTGAAAGAACGTTTTCTCCTGTCACCGCCCTACGAGTACATCCGGCAGAAACTCATCTACCGCTACCCCGACACCGGCCCGACCGGCCTGGACAGGGTGGCGATGAAAGACATTGATATCAGCCCCCACCCGGGCCACCTGGAAACCCTGCGCCTGGCGAGAAAGAAAAACCATGATTTCACCGAGTGGTACCTCCACGAAAACACCGATTCACACACACTGATTGAATGGGTCAACCTCGGGCTGATTCGCTACACCCTCGCCGACTCCAGCGAACTCGCGGCCACGCAGTTGTTCCACCCCTATGTCAAGGCCGCGTTCGATGTCTCCGGCGAACTGCCGGTCGTCTGGCTGTTCAGAAAAGACGCGCCCGCAACCCTGACCGGCGCCGTCGCCGACTTTTTCAGCGAAATCACCGGCAGCAGGGAACTCGACCGCCTGATTGATGTGCACCACCCGCATGTGAAAGAACTTTCCTACGCCGAAAAACTCACTTTCAGGGAACTGGCCGACCGCCAGTTGCCGAAATACAGCGATGAATTCCGGCGCGTCGCCAGGCTGCACGGCCTGGACTGGAAGCTGCTCGCGGCCATCTCCTACCAGGAATCCCACTGGAATCCGCGCGCCGTCTCGCCGACCGGCGTCCGCGGCCTGATGATGCTGACGCGCGACACCGCCCGCCAGCACGGCATCACGGACCGCGCCGACCCGCGCGGCAGCATCCTCGGCGGCGCCCTTCACTTCCTGGCGGTCAGAAACAAAATCCCGGACACCATCCCCGAACCGGACCGCACCTGGATGGCGCTGGCCGCATACAACTCCGGCTACGGCCATCTCAAGGACGCCATCGCGCTGACGGAACAGCGGGGCGGCAACCCCGACTTGTGGGTGGACATCGAGAAAGCGCTGGAATTGCTGCAAAAGCCGGAATGGTACCGGCAGGCGCAGCACGGAAAGCCGCGCGGCGGCGACACCTCTCTCTATGTAAGAAACGTCCGCAACTACCAGCGCCTGATTGACATGATCGAAGGCGACATCACCACCGACATTCCGCGGCCATCGCGCCTGAACGACCTCGCCCCGGCCACTCTTTAG
- a CDS encoding IS1595 family transposase, translating to MEYDNLENLLRAFPDEAACTRHLEQLRWPAGIACPHCARSAKIYRVRRGHGYKCGECKKLFSVRKGTLFEESRLPLRKWFAAAWLVTSCEDGISSHKLARELDITQKTAWAMLRRLREAAANG from the coding sequence ATGGAATACGACAACCTGGAGAACCTGCTCAGGGCCTTTCCCGACGAGGCCGCCTGCACCCGCCATCTGGAGCAGTTGCGCTGGCCTGCCGGCATCGCCTGCCCCCATTGTGCGCGAAGCGCGAAGATTTACCGTGTCCGGCGCGGGCACGGCTACAAATGCGGCGAATGCAAGAAACTGTTCTCGGTTCGCAAGGGAACTCTTTTTGAGGAAAGCCGGCTGCCATTGCGAAAATGGTTTGCCGCTGCGTGGCTGGTCACCTCGTGCGAGGACGGAATCAGCAGCCACAAACTGGCGCGCGAACTGGACATTACCCAGAAGACTGCGTGGGCCATGCTCAGGCGGTTGCGCGAAGCGGCGGCCAATGGCTGA
- a CDS encoding DNA methyltransferase has protein sequence MADKVHIPMTFDELLRQAARHVRPALMKQWLNKVHTGDCPEILAKLPAESVGLVVAGPAGDDGRSEEEHLSWQRDCLTAMMRVLRADGAIFYRHLWRVRNGLLRDWRKIVDGFPVRQIIIRKRTGRIHPAPDCFLSNYEVIYLIAGPCFRLRSEAGAAGAVWEIPRDQVARRCIESTDAGIVLDPFMGDDTTVAAASACGRQWIGVKQENAAS, from the coding sequence ATGGCTGACAAAGTCCATATCCCGATGACTTTTGACGAACTGCTGCGGCAGGCCGCCCGGCATGTACGGCCTGCGCTGATGAAACAATGGTTGAACAAGGTGCATACGGGCGACTGCCCGGAGATACTGGCGAAATTGCCGGCTGAATCGGTCGGGCTGGTGGTGGCCGGCCCGGCCGGTGACGACGGACGCAGCGAAGAGGAACATCTGTCGTGGCAGCGGGACTGTCTGACAGCGATGATGCGGGTGCTGCGCGCGGACGGCGCCATTTTCTACCGCCATTTGTGGCGGGTGCGAAACGGCTTGCTGCGGGATTGGCGCAAGATTGTGGACGGTTTCCCCGTTCGCCAGATTATCATCCGGAAACGCACCGGCAGGATACATCCCGCCCCGGACTGCTTTCTGTCGAATTACGAAGTCATCTACCTGATTGCCGGGCCATGCTTCCGCTTGCGCTCCGAAGCCGGGGCCGCCGGCGCGGTGTGGGAAATACCGCGGGATCAGGTGGCCCGGCGATGCATCGAATCCACCGACGCCGGCATTGTGCTGGACCCGTTCATGGGGGACGATACAACCGTGGCGGCGGCATCGGCCTGCGGACGGCAATGGATTGGAGTCAAGCAGGAGAATGCCGCCAGTTAA